The following proteins come from a genomic window of Leopardus geoffroyi isolate Oge1 chromosome A3, O.geoffroyi_Oge1_pat1.0, whole genome shotgun sequence:
- the DEFB121 gene encoding beta-defensin 121 translates to MKRILLVLTVSLLLARVTQARHCWKKLGRCRTTCKDSEVFYLLCNDETKCCVNPKHVPVKTRSLPPTGSLE, encoded by the exons ATGAAGCGTATTCTCCTGGTTTTGACTGTTAGCCTGCTCCTGGCCCGGGTTACCCAAG CCAGGCACTGCTGGAAAAAGTTGGGAAGGTGCAGAACAACGTGTAAAGACAGTGAAGTATTCTACCTGTTATGCAATGATGAGACTAAGTGTTGTGTCAACCCCAAGCATGTACCTGTCAAAACTAGATCCTTGCCACCAACCGGAAGCCTGGAGTAA